A stretch of Paludisphaera borealis DNA encodes these proteins:
- a CDS encoding TolC family protein, producing MGRIMRLVVAGVFTAASSLGGGSAAAQSQSPFADRPAAATDSTAGSDLKPLPLETNDRGQADDSNSRITTPPSPATLLDPNVRPIDLNTALRLAGVQNPQLMIARQRVVEAAALRQLAAAQILPSINLGMNYDSHSGPLQQSNGNILPVNRSALYLGAGSGAVAAGTVAVPGVLLEGNVAAGVFGYLASRQVVAQRQFATLAIRNQTFLQTTLAYSELLRAEGRRAVSLQVRGEAKRVAELTASYANEGQGRQADAQRAQTELESREYDIQAAEEAILTSSARLCYVLNLDPSIRLHPTDAFVVPHPVVPDPTSVRELIALGLLQRPELKERQAAIREAFLALEGAKLLPFSPTILIGYSGGGFGGGSNLVRPVFGAFGGRSDFDVMAYWTLQNLGVGNLAQINLGKARLGVTNFQEIAVLDQVRAEVAEAYAKTHARYARIGTSERAVRSGTRGFQEDLIRIENSVAPAIETVDSLRLLARARYAYLDAIVDYDRAQFELYVALGQPPADALAHPVPTTGVTPSPEPTTASPDQPANNNPAESVPPRDPGARVLTPIAPSSPPARSS from the coding sequence ATGGGCAGGATCATGCGATTGGTCGTCGCTGGAGTATTCACCGCCGCAAGCTCGCTCGGCGGCGGTTCGGCGGCCGCCCAATCCCAATCGCCATTCGCTGACCGACCGGCGGCGGCAACGGACTCGACGGCTGGAAGCGACCTGAAGCCGCTTCCGCTGGAGACGAACGACCGAGGGCAGGCGGACGACTCGAATTCGCGGATTACCACGCCGCCGTCTCCTGCGACGCTCCTCGACCCGAACGTCCGCCCGATCGATCTGAATACCGCGCTTCGGTTGGCCGGCGTGCAAAACCCCCAGTTGATGATCGCCAGGCAGCGCGTGGTCGAGGCCGCGGCGTTAAGGCAACTCGCGGCCGCCCAGATCCTGCCTTCGATCAACCTGGGCATGAACTACGACTCTCACTCGGGCCCGTTGCAACAGTCGAACGGCAACATCCTCCCGGTCAACCGGTCGGCGCTTTATCTCGGGGCCGGTTCGGGCGCCGTGGCCGCCGGCACGGTCGCCGTGCCCGGGGTATTGCTCGAGGGGAACGTGGCCGCCGGCGTGTTTGGGTACCTGGCCTCGCGCCAGGTCGTGGCCCAGCGCCAGTTCGCGACCCTCGCGATCAGGAACCAGACTTTCCTCCAGACGACCTTGGCGTACTCGGAATTGCTGCGGGCCGAAGGCCGGCGCGCCGTGTCGCTGCAAGTTCGAGGCGAGGCGAAGCGGGTCGCCGAGCTAACCGCCTCTTACGCCAACGAGGGGCAGGGCCGGCAGGCCGACGCCCAGCGAGCCCAGACCGAACTGGAGTCGCGCGAATACGATATCCAGGCGGCCGAGGAGGCCATCCTGACGTCGTCGGCGCGACTCTGCTACGTCCTGAACCTCGACCCGTCGATCCGCCTCCACCCGACCGACGCGTTCGTCGTTCCCCATCCGGTGGTTCCCGACCCGACCTCGGTGCGCGAGCTGATCGCCCTGGGACTGCTCCAGCGACCGGAGTTGAAGGAGCGTCAAGCGGCGATTCGCGAAGCCTTCCTGGCCCTTGAGGGGGCGAAGCTCTTGCCGTTCTCGCCCACGATCCTGATCGGGTACAGCGGAGGCGGGTTCGGCGGCGGCAGCAATCTTGTTCGTCCGGTCTTCGGGGCGTTCGGCGGCCGTTCCGACTTCGACGTCATGGCGTACTGGACGCTCCAGAATCTCGGCGTCGGAAATCTCGCCCAGATCAATCTGGGCAAGGCCCGCCTGGGCGTGACCAATTTTCAAGAGATCGCGGTTCTCGACCAGGTTCGGGCCGAAGTCGCGGAAGCATACGCCAAGACGCACGCTCGGTACGCCCGGATCGGGACCTCCGAGAGAGCCGTGCGCAGCGGCACGCGCGGCTTCCAGGAAGACCTGATTCGGATCGAAAACTCGGTGGCCCCGGCGATCGAGACGGTCGACAGCCTGCGGCTGCTTGCTCGCGCCCGGTACGCATATCTCGATGCGATTGTGGATTACGACCGCGCCCAGTTCGAGCTTTACGTGGCGCTCGGTCAGCCGCCGGCCGATGCGTTGGCCCATCCCGTGCCGACCACCGGCGTCACGCCGTCCCCCGAGCCGACGACGGCGTCTCCCGATCAACCCGCCAACAACAACCCGGCCGAATCCGTCCCGCCTCGCGATCCGGGCGCACGAGTGCTTACCCCGATCGCGCCTTCGTCGCCGCCGGCTCGCTCGTCCTGA
- a CDS encoding dockerin type I domain-containing protein produces the protein MAVAGRNITPHKRATLFGLFVEPEGDSSLKPRIVAASADQGRKLPLKQGRVARSGANPTSVAFTKTNQSGDLTTSVAGAAGTTGLYWSQTTLVGDVNGDGEVNFADLQAFAPTYMSSAGGSKYVASADFNQNGVINLYDAKALLHNLAPLTRNIPLSVSMHLAPADQAHYAATTTSGASTLHKVVTIIGRTTPGSLIIEDNHTSRLPGGTQTYSFTGPAHATDANGFFSIQTTNEEGLNNNDFLILDPFGHQLIRAFPIFWIPFAAGRV, from the coding sequence GTGGCCGTCGCTGGTCGGAACATCACGCCTCACAAGCGAGCCACGCTGTTCGGGCTGTTCGTCGAACCCGAAGGCGACAGCAGCCTGAAGCCGCGAATCGTGGCGGCCTCAGCCGATCAGGGGAGGAAGCTGCCCCTCAAGCAGGGACGAGTCGCGCGGTCGGGGGCGAATCCCACGTCCGTCGCGTTCACCAAGACGAACCAGTCCGGAGACCTGACGACGTCCGTGGCCGGTGCCGCGGGGACGACGGGTTTATACTGGTCTCAGACGACGCTTGTGGGCGACGTGAACGGCGACGGCGAGGTGAACTTCGCCGACCTCCAGGCGTTCGCACCGACGTACATGTCCTCGGCGGGGGGATCGAAGTACGTTGCATCGGCCGATTTCAATCAAAACGGCGTCATCAACCTGTACGACGCCAAGGCGCTGCTGCACAACCTGGCCCCCCTGACCCGGAACATCCCGCTTTCCGTATCCATGCATCTGGCGCCCGCCGACCAGGCGCACTACGCGGCGACGACGACGTCGGGCGCGTCGACGCTTCACAAGGTCGTCACGATCATCGGCCGGACGACTCCCGGCAGCCTGATCATCGAAGACAATCACACGTCGCGACTACCCGGCGGGACCCAGACGTACAGCTTTACGGGACCCGCCCACGCCACCGACGCCAACGGCTTCTTCTCGATCCAGACGACGAACGAAGAGGGGCTGAACAACAACGACTTCCTCATACTCGACCCATTCGGGCATCAGCTCATTCGCGCCTTTCCGATTTTCTGGATCCCGTTCGCCGCCGGCAGAGTTTGA
- a CDS encoding STAS domain-containing protein produces the protein MPVIPSRFEYLTVKVVDGVAVIGFLESASMIEGDRVDKLAKELFDLIDEKKFTKILLNLYNTGYMSSAMLAQLIRLNRKMQSVRGKVRLCALRPPIVDAFKVSQFDKLFEIFPDEPSALKKF, from the coding sequence ATGCCCGTCATTCCATCGCGTTTTGAATATCTGACGGTGAAAGTCGTGGACGGCGTGGCCGTCATCGGCTTCCTCGAATCGGCGTCGATGATCGAGGGAGATCGCGTCGACAAGCTGGCCAAGGAGCTTTTCGACCTGATCGATGAGAAGAAGTTCACCAAGATCCTCTTGAACCTGTACAACACGGGGTACATGTCGAGCGCCATGCTGGCGCAGCTCATCCGGCTCAACCGTAAGATGCAATCGGTTCGCGGCAAGGTGAGGCTCTGCGCCCTCCGACCGCCTATCGTCGACGCCTTCAAGGTCAGCCAGTTCGACAAGCTGTTCGAGATCTTCCCCGACGAACCCTCGGCCCTCAAGAAGTTCTGA
- a CDS encoding DoxX family protein, whose product MQGVIPASLPSKNALWIGRGLSGLGVLFLLFDGVGKVLKIAPVMEACAPLEIPESVIPGLGIVLILATLLYAVPQTSILGAIVLTGYLGGAVWTHVRMGGPVFPMVFPVLFGAILWSGLYLREPRLRALIPLRGQRP is encoded by the coding sequence ATGCAAGGCGTGATTCCCGCAAGTCTTCCGTCGAAAAACGCCCTCTGGATCGGCCGAGGCCTGTCCGGCCTCGGCGTTCTGTTCCTGCTGTTCGACGGCGTGGGGAAGGTGCTGAAGATCGCGCCGGTCATGGAAGCATGCGCCCCGCTCGAAATCCCCGAATCGGTGATCCCCGGTCTCGGGATCGTCTTGATCCTGGCCACGCTGCTCTACGCGGTCCCGCAGACCTCGATCCTCGGGGCCATCGTGCTGACCGGCTATCTCGGCGGCGCGGTCTGGACCCACGTCCGCATGGGTGGGCCGGTCTTCCCGATGGTTTTCCCGGTACTCTTCGGCGCGATCCTCTGGAGCGGGCTCTACCTGCGCGAACCCCGCCTCCGCGCCCTCATTCCCCTCCGAGGTCAGCGCCCCTGA